TCGCCCTGCGGATTGACGAGAACGGCGGAGTTCTGGTCGAAGCGAAGGAAGCTGCCGTCGGCCCGGCCGATCTCCTTGACGGTGCGGACGACGACCGCCTTGTGGACGTCCCCCTTCTTCACTTTGCCGTTGGGGATCGCCTCCTTGACGCTGACGACGATGATGTCGCCCACGCCGGCATAGCGGCGCCGGCTGCCGCCGAGCACCTTGATGCAGCAAAGACGCTTCGCACCCGAATTGTCGGCCGCGTCGAGCATGGTTTGCATCTGGATCATCTCGTCATCTCCGCCGGGATTTTTCGGCTCACTGCTCGGCGAGGCGCTCGATCAACCGGGCGACGCGCCACCGTTTGTCCTTGCTCATCGGCCGCGTCTCGACGATCTCCACGCGGTCACCGACACGGAACTCGTTCTTCTCGTCGTGCGCCTTGAAGTTGACACGGCGCCGAACGTATTTCTTGTAGA
This sequence is a window from Candidatus Deferrimicrobium sp.. Protein-coding genes within it:
- the rplN gene encoding 50S ribosomal protein L14, whose protein sequence is MIQMQTMLDAADNSGAKRLCCIKVLGGSRRRYAGVGDIIVVSVKEAIPNGKVKKGDVHKAVVVRTVKEIGRADGSFLRFDQNSAVLVNPQGEPIGTRIFGPVARELRARKYMKIISLAPEVL
- the rpsQ gene encoding 30S ribosomal protein S17, coding for MEARGARKKKVGTVVSDKMDKTVVVRVERLVPHEVYKKYVRRRVNFKAHDEKNEFRVGDRVEIVETRPMSKDKRWRVARLIERLAEQ